Within the Clostridia bacterium genome, the region CAGAGATAGACATTAACGGCAATTCAAAACAATTTGCAGGCAATATTTACATAGGGGGAACACATCCTGCCGCCGCAGGCGGGGCATATATGAGTGTAGTATACGGTTTTTGCGGACTGAAAACAAATAAAGGAAAAATCAGTATCAGACCTATGCTCCCGAGTTCATGGGAAAGGGTGGCTTTTTGTCTGAAATTATGCGGCAAAAAGTACAAAATCATTGTTGAAAAAAATGATTATGTCATACAAGCAATAACTTAAAATACAGGAGAGAATATGTTAAAAGGCGTTATTTTTGATTTAGACGGGGTAATAGTCAGCACAGATAATTATCACTACCTTGCATGGAAGCGTATGGCTGATGAAGAAAATATCTATTTTGACCGTAAAATTAATGACAGATTAAGGGGCGTAAGCCGTATGCAAAGTCTTGAAATCCTGCTGGAAAGAAGCAAAAAAAATTATACACAGGCGCAAAAAGAAGATATGGCACAAAGAAAAAATACATATTACCAGGAATTAATAAAAAATCTGACGCCCAAAGATATATTAAAAGGTGCAAAAGAATTTGCTCAGGAATTAAAAGATTTTAATATTAAGATTGCCGTAGGTTCAAGCAGCAAAAACTGCAAAGACATCATTAATTATATTGGTTTGAACGGCTTTTTTGATGCGGTTGCAGACGGCACAATGATTAATAATTCTAAGCCCGATCCCGAAGTTTTTTTACTGGCGGCAAAGTTAATAAACATAGAGCCTGAGAATTGTCTTGTGGTTGAAGATGCTCATTCGGGTATTATTGCAGCTAAAAATGCAG harbors:
- the pgmB gene encoding beta-phosphoglucomutase produces the protein MLKGVIFDLDGVIVSTDNYHYLAWKRMADEENIYFDRKINDRLRGVSRMQSLEILLERSKKNYTQAQKEDMAQRKNTYYQELIKNLTPKDILKGAKEFAQELKDFNIKIAVGSSSKNCKDIINYIGLNGFFDAVADGTMINNSKPDPEVFLLAAKLINIEPENCLVVEDAHSGIIAAKNAGMYALAIGAAQTCGIADMKSKDLGSLDASMVISKF